A genomic segment from Streptomyces antibioticus encodes:
- a CDS encoding APC family permease — MTDKPYGVDPPARPVLRRSLGVIDGIAIAASSTAATTSIGIGLGVTAGVVGLHLPAIMLLAFLPVLGIAGAYTRLNRVEPNAGNGYVWVGRSLNPWLGFMVGWVSIVATIAFLAYTTAVTGSALIQLAGDAGIHSLGGLALDPGSTAQTTLLGLAVLLAVTLTAVTGVRTAARLQTWLLVFEYVVLLGFCGYGIVTGPHAFSLSWFNPFGIPSATALAQGLLLSVFCYWGFEAAFTVTEEVRDPRDASRAGLITLVTMVLLFLLGSVAFQRVLSEEELAGHGAEGLAFFGERLASQPLAALPLVALMFSAVASLQAGVIPTARGMFAMSRDRTLGPVWSRVSPRYGTPAAGTVLIGALAAAVAALALVIPRLADMIMATVNAVGIIVALSYALTALAAAVRFRGLLREDWRQGLRAVVAPVLSAAALLCLGGYLCWSFYTSTDHLEISPDNGWFLLLTPLVMIASGLVAAAWAKWVRRSPYFRTGTGTDADAPRLLATH; from the coding sequence GCCATCGCCGCGTCCAGTACGGCGGCGACCACCAGCATCGGCATCGGCCTCGGGGTCACGGCCGGTGTGGTGGGACTGCATCTGCCCGCGATCATGCTGCTGGCGTTCCTGCCGGTGCTGGGCATCGCGGGGGCCTACACCCGGCTCAACCGGGTGGAGCCGAACGCCGGCAACGGCTATGTGTGGGTGGGCCGTTCCCTCAATCCGTGGCTCGGCTTCATGGTGGGCTGGGTGAGCATCGTGGCGACGATCGCGTTCCTCGCGTACACCACGGCGGTGACCGGCTCGGCGCTGATCCAGCTCGCCGGGGACGCCGGGATCCACTCGCTCGGCGGCCTCGCGCTGGACCCGGGGTCCACCGCCCAGACGACCCTGCTGGGCCTGGCCGTGCTGCTCGCGGTGACCCTGACCGCCGTCACCGGTGTGCGCACGGCGGCCCGGCTCCAGACCTGGCTGCTGGTCTTCGAGTACGTCGTGCTGCTGGGCTTCTGCGGCTACGGCATCGTCACCGGCCCGCACGCCTTCAGCCTGAGCTGGTTCAACCCGTTCGGCATCCCCTCGGCGACGGCGCTGGCGCAGGGGCTGCTGCTGTCGGTGTTCTGTTACTGGGGCTTCGAGGCCGCGTTCACCGTCACCGAGGAGGTCCGCGATCCGCGCGACGCGTCCCGGGCGGGTCTGATCACGCTGGTCACGATGGTGCTGCTGTTCCTGCTCGGCTCGGTCGCCTTCCAGCGGGTGCTGTCCGAGGAGGAGCTGGCCGGGCACGGCGCGGAGGGCCTCGCCTTCTTCGGCGAACGGCTCGCCTCGCAGCCGCTGGCCGCGCTGCCCCTGGTCGCGCTGATGTTCTCGGCGGTGGCCTCGCTCCAGGCGGGGGTCATCCCGACGGCGCGGGGCATGTTCGCGATGAGCCGGGACCGTACGCTCGGGCCGGTCTGGTCGCGGGTCAGCCCGCGCTACGGCACCCCGGCCGCCGGGACCGTGCTGATCGGGGCGCTGGCCGCGGCGGTGGCGGCGCTGGCCCTGGTGATCCCGCGCCTGGCCGACATGATCATGGCGACGGTGAACGCGGTCGGCATCATCGTCGCCCTGTCCTACGCGCTCACCGCCCTCGCGGCCGCGGTGCGTTTCCGGGGGCTGCTGCGGGAGGACTGGCGGCAGGGTCTGCGGGCGGTGGTGGCGCCGGTGCTGAGCGCCGCGGCGCTGCTCTGTCTCGGCGGCTATCTCTGCTGGTCCTTCTACACCTCCACCGACCATCTGGAGATCAGCCCGGACAACGGCTGGTTCCTGCTGCTCACTCCCCTGGTGATGATCGCGTCCGGTCTGGTGGCCGCGGCCTGGGCCAAGTGGGTGCGCAGGTCCCCGTACTTCCGCACGGGCACCGGGACCGACGCGGACGCGCCCCGGCTGCTGGCCACCCACTGA